CCTGCGGTTGGGTGAATGGCCACAGCAGGAGCACCAGCAGCAGGCCAAAGCCAAGCAGCCCACCGCCCATTAGGGCTTCGAGGTATTGGTTGTGCACCTCGACGCGGTTGGCCTGCCGGAGGCCGTAATCCTTCCAGTCGTATTGGGCCATCATGGCCGCGCGAGTATCGGCGGGGCCTACGCCAATCAGCCAGTGCTGCCCAATCACGGCCCTAGCGGTTTCTACGGCCGCGAGCCGGCGCGCCAGGGAATAGTCGTTGATGTCCTGCTGATTGGTGAACTGGCCCACGTCCCACACCGTAGAGTCGACCCGTTGCCGCACCGATTCGAGCGTGTGGTATGCCAGCCACGGGCCCAGCCCCAGCAGCACCAGCAGCCCAACTCCCAGCAGCAGGCGCCGCCGTACCAGCAGCCACACCGCATAGCCCAACAGGCTCGTGTAGAATACCAGCAGGCCCGTGCGATACGCTAGTACGTGCAGCGTAAGCGCCGCCACTACTGCCGACGCCAGCAGCGCGCCCCGCAACACCGGCCCAGCAAGTTTGCTGCGGCGCAACAGCAGACCCCAGAAGAAGGCCAGGGCAAGCATCACGCCAAACGTGATGTGGAAAATGCGCGTCACGGCCTGCACGTTTTGGCCCAAGTGGATGGCCTCGTTAGCTGCGGCCGGGTCCAGCAGGTACTTAGCCAGGGTAGCGGCTCCGATGGCCGCCGTGCCCAGCACGAATAAGCAGCCCACCGCCAGCCGCTGCCGTGCCGTAAGGGGCACGGCCAGCGTGAAGGCCAGCGGCACTGCTATCCAGGGCAGGTAACGGAACAAGTCGTGGCGCCAGGTAGCCCACTCGCTGGTATAGAGGCCGCTAATCAGTAGGAATCCGAACATGGCCGCCGCGCACATGGCGGCCCCATTGCGGAAGTACCGAGGGAATTCAGTTCGCAGATTGGGGTTGGCCAGCACGG
This region of Hymenobacter sedentarius genomic DNA includes:
- a CDS encoding O-antigen ligase family protein, which produces MQYYLSGRLSQQLLWLACLAGVVGLLAARSLVALAPVVAVLAVLANPNLRTEFPRYFRNGAAMCAAAMFGFLLISGLYTSEWATWRHDLFRYLPWIAVPLAFTLAVPLTARQRLAVGCLFVLGTAAIGAATLAKYLLDPAAANEAIHLGQNVQAVTRIFHITFGVMLALAFFWGLLLRRSKLAGPVLRGALLASAVVAALTLHVLAYRTGLLVFYTSLLGYAVWLLVRRRLLLGVGLLVLLGLGPWLAYHTLESVRQRVDSTVWDVGQFTNQQDINDYSLARRLAAVETARAVIGQHWLIGVGPADTRAAMMAQYDWKDYGLRQANRVEVHNQYLEALMGGGLLGFGLLLVLLLWPFTQPQARHNPYLCFFLLIQATAMLVDAVLSLQIGLNLFIFGYGFLAAATIKNE